A stretch of Ipomoea triloba cultivar NCNSP0323 chromosome 13, ASM357664v1 DNA encodes these proteins:
- the LOC116001196 gene encoding uncharacterized protein LOC116001196 produces the protein MRFGKKGKLSRRFIGPYEILDRIGQVAYRLALPMELDKVHDVFHVSQLKKYVHDASHVINPEVVEMDESLSYEEKPVQILDSKTRDTRRKSIKLVKVLWSNHLAEEATWEVEEDMRNRYPELFASGNSQVTGT, from the exons ATGCGATTTGGGAAGAAGGGTAAACTAAGTCGAAGATTTATTGGTCCGTATGAAATCTTGGATAGGATTGGTCAAGTAGCTTACCGGTTGGCCTTACCTATGGAATTGGATAAG GTGCATGATGTATTCCATGTGTCTCAACTGAAGAAGTACGTTCACGATGCTTCGCATGTGATCAACCCTGAG GTTGTGGAGATGGATGAATCTCTCTCATATGAGGAAAAACCAGTACAGATATTGGATTCTAAGACCCGTGATACCCGAAGGAAATCCATAAAGCTTGTGAAAGTATTGTGGTCCAACCACTTAGCTGAGGAAGCTACGTGGGAAGTTGAGGAGGATATGAGAAATCGGTATCCGGAGTTGTTTGCTTCAGGTAATAGTCAAGTTACGGGGACGTAA